In Streptomyces sp. NBC_00433, a single genomic region encodes these proteins:
- a CDS encoding DUF6297 family protein, protein MKDGLRPAPHDDETHGPAADPEPEGADPADPGLSAPDGEDDDAPWSEEDDDRTGETLAWLRRKRRAHRRAKGRETAVLAYTVLIAVAGYGSSFVVSFLRGLEDGSGYADAARDLRAAMPPLFALLALGIAVLAARDALWRGPVVLPGPSVGWLLAQPVRRGKVLRPWFWLSAGLALVAGVLGGIAGAAVLRVTGLAPLGSAVLAALPAGLCLPLLAVALGMAVERHPAAARAVRRWTAPAVLLLAGLVAQTVLAANGHRSPAVEQVELWSGPWGWAGQPVVDAVGGSAAAWPAAVALLAAATAAAVLAAYRDAALVPTARLRERAATATTVSSVAWSLELRAAKLAIMDAGGGTPVRQVRLRPPRGRLGRHLVVAWRDALTLLRTPGRLGKAALWTACGAAVAGLGADLGGERRWVGLVIGLLLGYLAVGALAEPARLETDDVRRAAWAPYRFRTLMLHHGIVPALLGALLGLLAAVPYAADGHTWALLLLPLCAPPFTGAALVSAARGPARTQLLFLGGGSPVGGPGPLIYVAWYAAGPLLALTALTLALAPVLRHATGSAVVQAATVCVLLTALLLLLATRMSDRLLRH, encoded by the coding sequence ATGAAGGACGGCCTGCGGCCCGCACCGCACGACGACGAGACCCACGGCCCCGCGGCCGACCCGGAACCGGAAGGCGCGGACCCCGCCGACCCGGGCCTCTCCGCACCGGACGGCGAGGACGACGACGCCCCCTGGTCGGAGGAGGACGACGACCGGACCGGCGAGACGCTCGCCTGGCTGCGCCGCAAGCGGCGCGCGCACCGGCGGGCCAAGGGGCGGGAGACGGCCGTCCTCGCCTACACCGTGCTGATCGCCGTCGCCGGATACGGCAGCAGCTTCGTCGTCAGCTTCCTGCGCGGGCTGGAGGACGGGTCCGGCTACGCCGACGCCGCCCGTGACCTGCGCGCGGCGATGCCTCCGCTCTTCGCGCTGCTCGCCCTCGGGATCGCCGTGCTCGCCGCGCGGGACGCGCTGTGGCGGGGGCCGGTCGTCCTGCCGGGGCCGTCCGTGGGGTGGCTGCTGGCGCAGCCGGTGCGGCGGGGGAAGGTGCTGCGGCCGTGGTTCTGGCTGTCGGCCGGGCTCGCGCTGGTGGCCGGGGTGCTGGGCGGGATCGCGGGAGCCGCGGTGCTGCGGGTGACGGGGCTCGCCCCGCTCGGGTCGGCGGTGCTCGCCGCCCTGCCGGCGGGCCTGTGCCTGCCGCTGCTGGCCGTCGCCCTCGGGATGGCGGTGGAGCGGCACCCCGCTGCCGCCCGCGCGGTACGGCGGTGGACCGCGCCCGCGGTGCTGCTGCTGGCCGGGCTCGTCGCCCAGACCGTGCTGGCCGCCAACGGCCACCGCTCCCCCGCCGTCGAGCAGGTCGAGCTGTGGAGCGGCCCGTGGGGCTGGGCAGGCCAGCCGGTGGTGGACGCGGTCGGCGGCAGCGCCGCCGCCTGGCCCGCCGCCGTCGCCCTGCTCGCCGCGGCCACCGCCGCCGCGGTGCTCGCCGCCTACCGCGACGCCGCCCTGGTCCCCACCGCCCGCCTGCGCGAGCGGGCAGCGACCGCGACCACCGTCTCCTCGGTGGCCTGGTCGCTGGAGCTGCGGGCCGCCAAGCTGGCGATCATGGACGCGGGCGGCGGCACCCCGGTCCGCCAGGTGCGGCTGCGGCCGCCGCGCGGCCGGCTCGGGCGGCACCTGGTCGTCGCCTGGCGCGACGCGCTGACCCTGCTGCGTACGCCGGGAAGGCTCGGCAAGGCGGCGCTGTGGACGGCGTGCGGCGCGGCGGTCGCCGGGCTCGGCGCGGACCTCGGCGGGGAGCGCCGCTGGGTCGGGCTGGTCATCGGCCTGCTCCTGGGCTACCTGGCTGTCGGCGCGCTGGCCGAGCCCGCCCGGCTGGAGACCGACGACGTCCGCAGGGCGGCCTGGGCGCCCTACCGCTTCCGTACGCTGATGCTCCACCACGGCATCGTGCCCGCCCTCCTGGGCGCGCTCCTGGGCCTGCTCGCCGCCGTCCCCTACGCGGCCGACGGGCACACCTGGGCGCTGCTGCTGCTCCCGCTGTGCGCGCCGCCCTTCACCGGTGCCGCCCTGGTCTCGGCGGCCCGCGGCCCGGCCCGCACCCAGCTGCTCTTCCTCGGCGGCGGCTCCCCCGTCGGCGGTCCGGGACCGCTCATCTACGTCGCCTGGTACGCCGCGGGGCCGCTGCTCGCCCTCACCGCCCTGACCCTCGCCCTGGCCCCGGTCCTGCGCCACGCCACCGGCTCGGCGGTGGTCCAGGCGGCCACCGTCTGCGTCCTGCTGACCGCCCTGCTGCTCCTGCTGGCCACCCGCATGTCCGACCGCCTGCTGCGGCACTGA
- a CDS encoding GNAT family N-acetyltransferase has translation MGTYETMATHLETARLRLRPWEDTDAEDLRALFGERGGQTPTLEQTRVDIEVLRDREAAAGVALLPMQRREEGDFIGYCGLIVGRATVDEPELAYELLRRAHGQGYATEAARAVVGAAAATGRERLWSTVGSWNTPSLRVLDKLGFARHHVTEDDRGGEVVWLTRSLIAPTGQAG, from the coding sequence ATGGGTACGTACGAGACGATGGCCACGCATCTGGAGACCGCCCGCCTGAGGCTGCGGCCGTGGGAGGACACGGACGCGGAAGACCTGCGGGCGCTGTTCGGGGAGCGCGGCGGGCAGACCCCGACGCTGGAGCAGACCCGCGTCGACATCGAGGTGCTGCGCGACCGGGAGGCCGCCGCCGGTGTCGCGCTGCTGCCCATGCAGCGGCGGGAGGAGGGCGACTTCATCGGTTACTGCGGCCTGATCGTCGGCAGGGCCACCGTGGACGAGCCCGAGCTGGCGTACGAGCTCCTCCGCCGCGCCCACGGGCAGGGTTACGCCACCGAGGCCGCCCGCGCCGTGGTCGGGGCCGCGGCGGCGACCGGCAGGGAGCGCCTGTGGTCGACGGTGGGCAGCTGGAACACCCCGTCCCTGCGCGTCCTGGACAAGCTCGGCTTCGCACGCCACCACGTGACCGAGGACGACCGCGGCGGCGAGGTCGTCTGGCTCACCCGCTCCCTCATCGCCCCCACCGGGCAGGCGGGTTAG
- a CDS encoding PIG-L family deacetylase, protein MSANDVHHPSRRAALAATVVALAATGAGCKAAAHEAAVKPAPAAGAYRRAAGALTMQVLAHPDDDLYFMNPDTLHDLQAGTPVVSVYVTAGESRGWNTPPGGTHKHEHADQAAYSAARHQGLRQAYAAMLGLPHFTRWQSEVLALPGGLHAQIDSLGNGERRASLVFLQVSMHELSQTASVQMLWSTPGTTLAYVPAEDSPPPADAPATYTHDKLVDVLVALLKRYAPTHVRTLDPDPDIQVHDAEHLRDSDQFGYSDHRDHTPVALFAWKALARWAAAGGSGFTTAAYRGYYNQRWPFNLPPATVALKARFMRQYGGDPDWSCGDPGGCGDYGQGRDQPLTNRKGWIRSTHPRYPGAGQVVVPAATAKARRTAYEVLGLHAAVRTETAPGSGHWGPPRDLGGGPLAPRLACVAVPGRGTLVFGLRFAAIEGHGGPNARDVVVLDGGRWTSLGNPERSENRGRRVGPPSAVRTTDGRVHLFVRNADKGLSTRVREADGTWSAWADLGGSEVQEGLSTITDRQGRVHVFAAGRDTVHHWAQSAPSAPVAFQPATGLPCPAEMPLPALAPGGAIALTYNRPASADSLRETVRT, encoded by the coding sequence ATGAGCGCGAATGACGTACACCACCCCTCTCGCCGCGCCGCGCTGGCCGCCACCGTGGTGGCCCTCGCGGCGACGGGAGCGGGCTGCAAGGCCGCCGCGCACGAGGCGGCCGTGAAGCCGGCGCCGGCGGCCGGGGCCTACCGCAGGGCGGCCGGGGCGCTGACGATGCAGGTGCTCGCCCACCCGGACGACGACCTGTACTTCATGAACCCGGACACCCTGCACGACCTCCAGGCCGGCACACCGGTGGTGTCGGTGTACGTGACCGCGGGCGAGTCGCGCGGCTGGAACACCCCGCCGGGCGGAACGCACAAGCACGAGCACGCCGACCAGGCGGCCTATTCCGCGGCCCGGCACCAGGGCCTGCGGCAGGCGTACGCGGCGATGCTGGGGCTGCCGCACTTCACCCGCTGGCAGAGCGAGGTGCTCGCCCTGCCGGGCGGCCTGCACGCCCAGATCGACTCGCTCGGAAATGGCGAGCGCCGGGCCAGCCTGGTCTTCCTCCAGGTGTCGATGCACGAGCTGAGCCAGACCGCGAGCGTCCAGATGCTGTGGTCGACGCCCGGCACCACGCTCGCGTACGTCCCGGCCGAGGACAGCCCGCCGCCGGCGGACGCGCCCGCCACGTACACCCACGACAAGCTGGTCGACGTCCTGGTCGCCCTGCTGAAGCGGTACGCGCCCACGCATGTCCGCACCCTCGACCCGGACCCCGACATCCAGGTCCACGACGCCGAGCACCTCAGGGACAGCGACCAGTTCGGCTACTCCGACCACCGCGACCACACGCCCGTCGCGCTCTTCGCGTGGAAGGCGCTCGCCCGGTGGGCCGCCGCCGGCGGCAGCGGCTTCACCACCGCGGCCTACCGCGGCTACTACAACCAGCGCTGGCCCTTCAACCTGCCGCCGGCCACCGTCGCGCTCAAGGCGCGCTTCATGCGGCAGTACGGCGGCGACCCCGACTGGTCGTGCGGCGACCCCGGCGGCTGCGGCGACTACGGGCAGGGCCGCGACCAGCCGCTCACCAACCGCAAGGGCTGGATCCGCTCGACCCACCCGCGCTACCCGGGCGCCGGGCAGGTGGTCGTCCCCGCGGCCACGGCGAAGGCACGGCGGACGGCCTACGAGGTCCTCGGCCTGCACGCGGCCGTCCGCACCGAGACCGCGCCCGGCAGCGGGCACTGGGGCCCGCCCCGGGACCTGGGCGGCGGGCCGCTCGCGCCGCGGCTGGCGTGCGTCGCCGTGCCGGGGCGCGGGACGCTGGTCTTCGGGCTGCGGTTCGCCGCGATCGAGGGGCACGGCGGGCCCAACGCGCGGGACGTGGTGGTCCTGGACGGCGGCCGCTGGACCTCGCTCGGCAATCCCGAGCGCTCCGAGAACCGGGGGCGGCGCGTCGGCCCGCCGTCGGCCGTCCGCACCACGGACGGCCGGGTCCACCTCTTCGTGCGGAACGCGGACAAGGGGCTCAGTACGCGGGTACGCGAGGCGGACGGCACCTGGAGCGCCTGGGCCGACCTCGGCGGCTCCGAGGTCCAGGAGGGCCTCTCGACGATCACCGACCGCCAGGGGCGCGTCCACGTCTTCGCCGCCGGGCGAGACACGGTCCACCACTGGGCCCAGTCGGCCCCCTCCGCCCCGGTGGCCTTCCAGCCCGCCACGGGCCTGCCATGCCCGGCCGAGATGCCCCTACCCGCACTCGCGCCCGGCGGCGCCATCGCCCTCACCTACAACCGTCCCGCGTCAGCGGATTCCCTCCGGGAGACGGTGCGCACCTAG
- the tuf gene encoding elongation factor Tu: MAKAKFERTKPHVNIGTIGHIDHGKTTLTAAITKVLHDAYPDLNEASAFDQIDKAPEERQRGITISIAHVEYQTESRHYAHVDCPGHADYIKNMITGAAQMDGAILVVAATDGPMPQTKEHVLLARQVGVPYIVVALNKADMVDDEEILELVELEVRELLSEYEFPGDDLPVVRVSALKALEGDKEWGEKLLGLMSAVDEAIPTPARDVEKPFLMPIEDVFTITGRGTVVTGRIERGILKVNETVDIIGIKTEKTTTTVTGIEMFRKLLDEGQAGENVGLLLRGIKREDVERGQVIIKPGSVTPHTDFEAQAYILSKDEGGRHTPFFNNYRPQFYFRTTDVTGVVTLPEGTEMVMPGDNTAMTVALIQPIAMEEGLKFAIREGGRTVGAGQVTKINK; the protein is encoded by the coding sequence GTGGCGAAGGCGAAGTTCGAGCGGACTAAGCCGCACGTCAACATCGGCACCATCGGTCACATCGACCACGGTAAGACGACCCTTACCGCGGCGATCACCAAGGTGCTGCACGACGCGTACCCGGACCTGAACGAGGCCTCGGCCTTCGACCAGATCGACAAGGCTCCTGAGGAGCGCCAGCGCGGTATCACCATCTCCATCGCGCACGTCGAGTACCAGACCGAGTCGCGTCACTACGCCCACGTCGACTGCCCCGGTCACGCGGACTACATCAAGAACATGATCACCGGTGCCGCCCAGATGGACGGCGCGATCCTGGTGGTCGCCGCGACCGACGGCCCGATGCCGCAGACCAAGGAGCACGTGCTCCTGGCCCGCCAGGTCGGTGTCCCGTACATCGTCGTCGCCCTGAACAAGGCCGACATGGTGGACGACGAGGAGATCCTCGAGCTGGTCGAGCTCGAGGTCCGCGAGCTGCTCTCCGAGTACGAGTTCCCGGGTGACGACCTTCCGGTCGTGCGGGTCTCGGCGCTCAAGGCGCTCGAGGGCGACAAGGAGTGGGGCGAGAAGCTCCTCGGCCTCATGTCGGCCGTCGACGAGGCGATCCCGACCCCGGCTCGTGACGTCGAGAAGCCGTTCCTGATGCCGATCGAGGACGTCTTCACGATCACCGGTCGTGGCACCGTCGTCACCGGTCGTATCGAGCGCGGTATCCTCAAGGTCAACGAGACCGTCGACATCATCGGCATCAAGACCGAGAAGACCACCACCACGGTCACCGGTATCGAGATGTTCCGCAAGCTGCTCGACGAGGGCCAGGCCGGTGAGAACGTCGGTCTGCTCCTCCGCGGCATCAAGCGCGAGGATGTCGAGCGCGGCCAGGTCATCATCAAGCCGGGTTCGGTCACGCCGCACACCGACTTCGAGGCCCAGGCCTACATCCTGTCGAAGGACGAGGGTGGTCGTCACACCCCCTTCTTCAACAACTACCGTCCGCAGTTCTACTTCCGGACCACCGACGTGACCGGCGTCGTGACCCTCCCCGAGGGCACCGAAATGGTCATGCCGGGCGACAACACCGCCATGACGGTCGCGCTGATCCAGCCGATCGCCATGGAGGAGGGCCTGAAGTTCGCCATCCGCGAGGGTGGCCGGACGGTTGGCGCCGGCCAGGTCACGAAGATCAACAAGTGA